Genomic window (Drosophila ananassae strain 14024-0371.13 chromosome 3L, ASM1763931v2, whole genome shotgun sequence):
attttatttaacattttctCAACAACATTCATGTACATGAATCATTCCgattgtataatttttaagcAGCAGTCGAAGGTAATCCAATCTCGAACTAGCTGTTCCTATTCGATGGTGGGTATTTCGCAGGGTTCCTTTAGTTCTTGCTGGGGTTGGCCTGGATGTAGGCGATGGCCTTCAGGATAGCCTCAGGGATTGGCGGGGGAGTGGGCAGCAGATCGCTCTGGGGCTGGTATCCGTTCTCATCGGCCTTGTAGTTCACACGGACGTGAACGCCCTCGGGGGAAATCCATTCGAAGACTCCGTCAATGTTTCCGTGCACATCTCCGGAGGCAGAGGAAGCGGATCCATCATCGAGGACCAGTTTGCTCTGGAAACCGTCGGGGTTCACTTCGTTCACCAGCTCCTTAACCTCCACAACGGCGTTGGCGGCCACAAGGGCGGCAAGAGAACAGACAAGCAGCTGATGCGGCGGGATAATCCATTATTAGAGGGAGTTATATCCAAAAATATCCTCTGAATACTTACGATCTTGAACATGTTGATTTGGTTTTACTGTCAGACTAAAGAACTGTGAGACTGATACCAATCGAAGCCAAAGTCTGGCTTTATATAGGTATCTATCTTCCCAGCATAATGCTGATGCAATAtgattatttaattaaatggaTGCGATTCGAAGTCTGAGGTCCATAAAAATCGTCTgccgaattttttaaatatatctcAATGCAAATCAGATCAAAATTAGCCTCAGTAGCTGCTGGAAagatttttagccaaaaaacaagaaaggaaagctaacttcgggcggagccgaagttgatatacccttgcagttcagtcgcagtccgctaggtggcgccacgcatcttatattattagatatatagaagatcgtatatagtcggccgatccttatgaaatttggcaaatcagattattttgtccaaaatagaatctgtaccaagtcccatctttctaacttaaaaaacaccaaagttatgccaattccgatcgttgcatgacagctataggatatagtcggccgatccttatgaaattttgtacacaagatattttggtcaaatgtaacatgtgtggaaagtcccaaccctctaacttaaaaaacaccaaagttatggcatttccgatcaatcagttatatggcagctataggatatagtcgaccgatcccggccgttccgacttatatactgcctgcaaaggaaagaagggtgtgtgcaaagtttcaactcgatagctttaaaactgagagactagtttgcgtagaaacggacagacggacagacggacagacggacagacggacatgctcatatcgactcaggaggtgatcctgatcaagaatatatatactttatagggtcggagatgtctccttcactgcgttgcacacttttgaccaaaattataataccctctgcaagggtataataaaccAGCGCTTAACGGAAACGCAATGCAAATTGACTAGACAATGAATAATTCataagaaatttttaattgttctCTTGCGTCAGATCAAAATACGTGCAAATACAATAAATGAATTTGCC
Coding sequences:
- the LOC6495206 gene encoding larval cuticle protein 3, encoding MFKILLVCSLAALVAANAVVEVKELVNEVNPDGFQSKLVLDDGSASSASGDVHGNIDGVFEWISPEGVHVRVNYKADENGYQPQSDLLPTPPPIPEAILKAIAYIQANPSKN